A section of the Mastomys coucha isolate ucsf_1 unplaced genomic scaffold, UCSF_Mcou_1 pScaffold15, whole genome shotgun sequence genome encodes:
- the Arl5a gene encoding ADP-ribosylation factor-like protein 5A: MGILFTRIWRLFNHQEHKVIIVGLDNAGKTTILYQFSMNEVVHTSPTIGSNVEEIVVNNTRFLMWDIGGQESLRSSWNTYYTNTEFVIVVVDSTDRERISVTREELYKMLAHEDLRKAGLLIFANKQDVKECMTVAEISQFLKLTSIKDHQWHIQACCALTGEGLCQGLEWMMSRLKIR, translated from the exons ATGGGAATTCTCTTCACCCGGATCTGGAGGCTGTTCAATCACCAGG AGCACAAAGTTATCATTGTTGGGCTGGACAATGCTGGGAAGACTACCATCCTTTACCAGTT TTCCATGAATGAAGTTGTACATACATCTCCTACAATTGGAAGCAATGTGGAAGAGATTGTGGTTAATAATACACGTTTCCTGATGTGGGATATTGGCGGCCAAGAATCCCTTCGTTCTTCCTGGAACACTTACTATACTAACACAGAG TTTGTAATAGTTGTTGTGGACagcacagacagagaaagaatttcTGTAACTAGAGAAGAGCTCTACAAAATGCTAGCCCATGAG GACCTAAGAAAAGCTGGGTTGCTGATTTTTGCTAATAAACAAGATGTTAAAGAATGCATGACAGTAGCAGAAATCTCCCAGTTTTTGAAGCTCACTTCTATAAAAGACCACCAGTGGCATATCCAAGCATGCTGTGCTCTTACTGGCGAGGG GTTATGCCAAGGGCTTGAATGGATGATGTCACGGCTGAAAATCAGAtga